Proteins encoded in a region of the Nilaparvata lugens isolate BPH unplaced genomic scaffold, ASM1435652v1 scaffold6197, whole genome shotgun sequence genome:
- the LOC120356221 gene encoding uncharacterized protein LOC120356221, giving the protein MRPVDVQKKHEKVLLSRLSKQRREYKDKLDSKLKNKFYPGPGQNIEPGDKVRISKYKKTFDKGYLANWTNELFTVTRVRHTVPVTYELEDYRGEPIEGGFYSEEIVKTKVPSVFKIEKVLRKRGKKLLVSWKGYSSSHDSWIDKNDLV; this is encoded by the coding sequence ATGAGGCCAGTAGATGTGCAGAAGAAGCATGAGAAAGTGCTGCTTTCCAGGCTTAGCAAACAAAGACGAGAGTATAAGGATAAGTTGGATAGTAAACTGAAAAACAAGTTCTATCCTGGTCCTGGTCAAAACATTGAGCCAGGCGATAAGGTGAGAATCAGCAAGTATAAAAAGACTTTTGACAAGGGTTATCTAGCCAATTGGACAAATGAGCTGTTCACAGTAACACGTGTACGTCACACAGTACCTGTAACATATGAATTGGAAGACTATAGAGGTGAACCCATTGAAGGAGGATTCTATTCTGAAGAAATTGTAAAGACAAAAGTGCCCAgtgttttcaaaattgaaaaagtgttgAGGAAAAGAGGAAAGAAACTGTTGGTAAGCTGGAAAGGATATAGCTCCAGTCACGACTCATGGATTGATAAGAACGATCTTGTGTAA